The following proteins are encoded in a genomic region of Bacillota bacterium:
- a CDS encoding 50S ribosomal protein L9 — translation MKVILKQAVKKLGNAGDVVEVADGYARNYLFPKNLAVPAEQSALKVLTAEQKQQERKRQQEAAKVKALVKALEEKPVEVKAKAGEGGKLFGSVTAQDIADAIQVVHGVEIDRRKLQLKEPIKQLGTFQVTYAPLPEISGVITVNVVAEE, via the coding sequence ATGAAAGTTATTCTGAAGCAAGCGGTGAAAAAGCTCGGCAACGCCGGCGATGTGGTGGAGGTTGCCGATGGCTATGCGCGTAATTACTTGTTCCCCAAGAATCTTGCTGTGCCCGCGGAGCAGTCTGCGTTAAAGGTTTTGACCGCCGAGCAAAAGCAGCAAGAGCGGAAGCGCCAACAGGAAGCAGCTAAGGTCAAGGCCCTGGTCAAGGCCTTGGAGGAGAAGCCGGTGGAGGTCAAGGCCAAGGCCGGCGAAGGCGGTAAGCTTTTCGGTTCCGTCACTGCCCAGGATATTGCCGATGCGATTCAGGTTGTCCACGGTGTAGAAATTGATCGACGGAAACTGCAACTGAAAGAGCCCATCAAACAGTTGGGCACCTTCCAGGTGACCTACGCCCCGCTGCCGGAGATCAGTGGGGTGATCACGGTGAATGTGGTGGCGGAAGAGTAG